One Natrinema longum genomic window carries:
- a CDS encoding DUF7139 domain-containing protein: protein MTSLTEVYDGTAPGVTSRRLYTGTALVLLGAALAVVAVLVATTDLFGEFAVELSGELAPRFATVRVAGILAGFSVPTILVGVFVVLPASRRVQATAAISASLCLLGVVLFWHAYPQHWRYGGEQLTLEVSAIYLLGLLSAIWCLFSAVATFKRRNDPGGNLQMNVTRHNKTVLSVDDSNDAGGLGGIGFFGGTPDGDVETQTNADTDDGTGGTGNTTLSYDEDSVDARSSGRSTGATGTTGPRTTPGRAGGTATSDGGSAASDISSPLETGDGRDAEIVESSTETPSEPADRYCGNCKHFEYVRSSDGMVPYCGRHETAMDDMDACEEWTPNRR, encoded by the coding sequence ATGACAAGCCTGACGGAGGTTTACGACGGGACCGCGCCGGGGGTGACGAGTCGCCGCCTGTACACGGGAACGGCGCTCGTGCTTCTCGGCGCGGCCCTCGCCGTCGTGGCCGTACTCGTGGCGACGACCGACCTCTTCGGCGAGTTCGCGGTCGAGCTCTCGGGAGAGCTGGCCCCCAGGTTCGCGACTGTCCGCGTCGCGGGGATTCTGGCCGGGTTCAGTGTGCCGACCATCCTCGTGGGCGTCTTCGTCGTGTTGCCGGCCAGCCGGCGGGTCCAGGCGACGGCCGCCATCAGCGCGAGTCTCTGCCTGCTCGGGGTCGTCCTCTTCTGGCACGCCTATCCCCAACACTGGCGATACGGCGGCGAACAGCTCACGCTCGAGGTCTCCGCGATCTACCTGCTCGGGCTCCTCTCGGCGATCTGGTGTCTGTTCAGCGCCGTCGCCACCTTCAAGCGACGCAACGATCCCGGCGGGAACCTCCAGATGAACGTTACTCGCCACAACAAAACCGTCCTCTCGGTCGACGACTCGAACGACGCGGGCGGACTGGGCGGCATCGGCTTCTTCGGCGGCACGCCCGACGGCGACGTCGAGACACAGACCAACGCCGACACCGACGACGGGACCGGCGGAACCGGGAACACGACGCTCTCCTACGACGAGGACTCGGTTGACGCCCGCTCGTCGGGGCGATCGACGGGAGCGACGGGCACGACGGGGCCCCGAACGACCCCCGGCCGAGCAGGCGGCACCGCGACCAGCGACGGGGGGTCGGCTGCTTCGGACATCTCCTCGCCCCTCGAGACGGGCGACGGTCGCGACGCGGAGATCGTCGAATCATCGACCGAAACCCCCAGCGAACCCGCCGACCGCTACTGCGGGAACTGCAAACACTTCGAGTACGTTCGTTCCTCGGATGGAATGGTGCCCTACTGTGGGCGTCACGAGACCGCAATGGACGACATGGACGCCTGCGAGGAGTGGACGCCGAACCGGCGGTGA
- a CDS encoding metal-dependent hydrolase: protein MNKKGHVLNAVLLSIGLGYLLEPTGDLETFRTIVMIGVPVALGALFPDVDTAFGKHRKTLHNLPILAGFLAFPHVFGNLEYVWIGVVTHYVLDVAGSKRGIALFYPVWKKEFGLPIGVAVSSKRADLMMLIVTVAELLLVALVVFRIPQWGLEMGRQLLGI, encoded by the coding sequence ATGAACAAGAAGGGGCACGTCCTGAACGCCGTCCTGTTGAGCATTGGACTGGGGTATCTTCTCGAGCCGACGGGGGATCTGGAGACGTTCAGAACGATCGTGATGATCGGCGTCCCGGTCGCACTCGGGGCGCTCTTTCCGGACGTGGACACTGCCTTCGGCAAACACCGGAAGACGCTGCACAACCTCCCGATTCTGGCCGGCTTTCTCGCCTTTCCCCACGTATTCGGCAATCTCGAGTACGTCTGGATCGGGGTCGTGACCCACTACGTCCTCGACGTTGCGGGGAGCAAGCGCGGTATCGCGCTGTTCTATCCGGTCTGGAAGAAGGAGTTCGGCCTGCCGATCGGGGTCGCGGTCAGCAGCAAGCGCGCCGACCTGATGATGCTGATCGTCACCGTCGCGGAACTGCTACTCGTCGCGCTGGTCGTCTTTCGGATTCCCCAGTGGGGCCTCGAAATGGGACGGCAGTTACTCGGGATCTAG
- the ilvD gene encoding dihydroxy-acid dehydratase encodes MSSDDEFDYGKDEQLRSREVTEGPDKAPHRAMFRAMGFDDEDFGSPMIGVPNPAADITPCNVHLDDVAESALEGIDESGGMPIEFGTITISDAISMGTEGMKASLISRELIADSVELVSFGERMDGLVTIGGCDKNMPGMMMASIRTDLPSVFLYGGSIMPGEHEGREVTVQNLFEGVGAVADGEMDSEELDEMERNACPGAGSCGGMFTANTMASISEALGFAPLGSASPPAEAESRYDVAREAGELAVEVVEDGRKPSDFLSKESFENAIALQVAVGGSTNAVLHLLAMAAEAGVDLSIEEFDEISQRTPKIADLQPGGTRVMNDLHEVGGVPVVLDALYEADLLHGDALTVTGNTIGEELERIDPPAIEELDVDFLYTVDEPKNEQGAIRILTGNLAPGGSVLKVTGDDDLHHEGPVRVFENEENAMAYVQEGHVESGDVIVIRNEGPQGGPGMREMLGVTSAVAGQGHAEDVALITDGRFSGATRGFSIGHVAPEAFAGGPIGLIEDGDVITIDIEERTLEVDVDEAELEARREEWDQPEPNYENGVLAKFGRDFGSAANGAVTNPGVKKE; translated from the coding sequence ATGAGCAGCGACGACGAGTTCGACTACGGGAAAGACGAGCAGTTGCGGAGCCGCGAAGTGACGGAGGGGCCGGACAAGGCACCACACCGCGCGATGTTCCGTGCGATGGGGTTCGACGACGAGGACTTCGGATCGCCGATGATCGGCGTGCCCAATCCCGCGGCCGACATCACGCCGTGTAACGTCCACCTCGACGACGTCGCCGAGTCGGCCCTCGAGGGGATCGACGAGAGCGGTGGGATGCCCATCGAGTTCGGGACGATCACGATTTCCGACGCGATTTCGATGGGAACCGAGGGGATGAAGGCCTCGTTGATCTCCCGGGAACTCATCGCCGACTCCGTCGAACTCGTCTCTTTCGGCGAGCGAATGGACGGACTGGTCACCATCGGCGGCTGTGACAAGAACATGCCCGGGATGATGATGGCCTCGATCCGGACTGACCTCCCCTCGGTCTTCCTCTATGGCGGTTCGATCATGCCCGGCGAGCACGAGGGGCGGGAAGTCACCGTCCAGAACCTCTTCGAGGGCGTCGGTGCCGTCGCGGACGGCGAGATGGACAGCGAGGAACTCGACGAGATGGAGCGAAACGCCTGTCCCGGCGCGGGCTCCTGTGGCGGCATGTTCACCGCCAACACGATGGCCTCGATCTCGGAAGCGCTCGGCTTCGCGCCGCTGGGCAGCGCCAGCCCGCCCGCGGAGGCCGAATCCCGCTACGACGTCGCCCGCGAGGCCGGCGAACTCGCCGTCGAGGTCGTCGAGGACGGACGCAAACCGTCCGACTTCCTCAGCAAGGAGTCGTTCGAAAACGCCATCGCCCTCCAGGTCGCCGTCGGCGGCTCGACCAACGCCGTGCTCCACCTGCTCGCGATGGCCGCCGAGGCTGGCGTCGACCTCTCCATCGAGGAGTTCGACGAGATCAGTCAGCGGACCCCGAAGATCGCCGACCTCCAGCCCGGCGGCACGCGCGTGATGAACGACCTCCACGAGGTCGGCGGCGTCCCGGTCGTTCTCGATGCCCTCTACGAAGCCGACCTCCTCCACGGGGACGCGCTGACGGTCACCGGCAACACGATCGGCGAGGAACTCGAGCGAATCGATCCGCCGGCGATCGAGGAGTTAGACGTCGACTTCCTCTACACCGTCGACGAGCCCAAAAACGAGCAGGGTGCGATCCGGATCCTGACGGGCAACCTCGCGCCGGGCGGCTCGGTCCTCAAGGTCACCGGCGACGACGACCTCCACCACGAAGGCCCCGTCCGCGTCTTCGAGAACGAGGAAAACGCCATGGCGTACGTCCAGGAAGGCCACGTCGAGAGCGGCGACGTGATCGTCATCCGCAACGAGGGGCCACAGGGCGGGCCCGGCATGCGCGAGATGCTGGGCGTCACGAGCGCGGTCGCCGGCCAGGGCCACGCCGAAGACGTCGCGCTCATCACCGACGGCCGCTTCTCCGGTGCGACGCGCGGGTTCTCGATCGGCCACGTCGCCCCCGAGGCGTTCGCCGGCGGCCCCATCGGCCTCATCGAGGACGGCGACGTGATCACCATCGACATCGAGGAGCGAACCCTCGAGGTCGACGTCGACGAGGCCGAACTCGAGGCCCGCCGCGAGGAGTGGGACCAGCCCGAGCCCAACTACGAGAACGGCGTCCTCGCGAAGTTCGGCCGTGACTTCGGCTCGGCGGCCAACGGTGCCGTGACCAACCCCGGCGTAAAAAAGGAGTAG
- a CDS encoding DUF5789 family protein, producing the protein MSDDDEDAPPAVTLGEQTPVEGAPLARVSSRLTWPKEKSEVDRLEGDTVLRTPDGPRELSAVLEDVDETYFQRHQEFEGHVRDVIGTGPIPTADE; encoded by the coding sequence ATGAGCGACGACGACGAAGACGCGCCGCCGGCAGTCACGCTCGGAGAGCAGACGCCGGTCGAGGGCGCACCCCTCGCCCGCGTGAGTTCGCGGCTGACCTGGCCCAAAGAGAAGAGCGAGGTCGACCGACTCGAGGGGGACACGGTCCTTCGAACGCCCGACGGCCCCCGAGAGCTCTCGGCCGTACTCGAGGACGTCGACGAGACGTACTTCCAGCGCCACCAGGAGTTCGAGGGACACGTCCGGGACGTGATCGGGACGGGACCGATTCCGACCGCCGACGAGTAA
- a CDS encoding pyridoxal phosphate-dependent aminotransferase: MNYETPLFFHVMEYADAADRDVIDMVSGNPDWQPPDALREGLREYADLEPDRFQYPPSEGLLELREEIATRRGVDADRIVVTNGAGEANYLAMARALERDSGDEILLTDPVYPYYPGKTTMLGGTQSYVATDEAGQLDPDDVRAAASAETAAIVVNTPNNPTGAVYPAETMRELVAIAEEVDAVLISDEVYDHYDLSGEFASALEIDSDHRVVTNAVSKSMAVTGVRVGYAVFPPGLVANAKSRHMLVNVATTRPGQYAVLKALRETGPDYYERNRQRLRDRVETFTDALDAAGAEYTSPSGSFYVMARFDGYPGTLENVERLIDEAGVAGMPGEAFGDSRTEWLRFALVTPCVEEAAERLARYFD; the protein is encoded by the coding sequence ATGAATTACGAGACGCCGCTGTTCTTCCACGTGATGGAGTACGCGGACGCGGCGGACCGCGACGTCATCGACATGGTCAGCGGGAACCCCGACTGGCAGCCGCCCGACGCGCTCCGCGAGGGACTCCGGGAGTACGCCGACCTCGAGCCCGACCGGTTCCAGTACCCGCCCAGCGAGGGCTTGCTCGAGTTGCGCGAGGAGATCGCAACGCGGCGGGGCGTCGATGCCGATCGGATCGTCGTGACCAACGGGGCCGGCGAGGCGAATTACCTCGCGATGGCGCGGGCGTTAGAGCGCGACAGCGGCGACGAGATCCTGCTGACGGATCCCGTCTATCCCTACTATCCGGGGAAGACGACGATGCTCGGCGGGACCCAGTCGTACGTCGCGACGGACGAGGCGGGACAGCTCGATCCGGACGACGTCCGCGCGGCCGCCAGCGCGGAGACGGCTGCCATCGTGGTGAACACGCCGAACAATCCGACGGGTGCGGTCTACCCCGCCGAAACCATGCGGGAACTCGTCGCTATCGCCGAGGAAGTCGATGCCGTGTTGATCAGCGACGAGGTGTACGACCACTACGATCTCTCCGGGGAGTTCGCGAGCGCGCTCGAGATCGATTCCGACCACCGGGTCGTCACCAACGCGGTCTCGAAGTCGATGGCGGTTACCGGCGTTCGAGTTGGATACGCCGTCTTCCCGCCCGGACTCGTCGCGAACGCCAAGAGCCGCCACATGCTGGTCAACGTCGCCACGACCCGGCCCGGTCAGTACGCGGTGTTGAAAGCGCTCCGGGAGACGGGACCCGACTACTACGAGCGCAACCGCCAACGGCTCCGCGATCGCGTCGAAACCTTCACCGATGCCCTCGACGCGGCCGGAGCGGAGTACACGTCTCCGAGCGGGTCGTTCTACGTCATGGCTCGGTTCGACGGCTATCCGGGCACGCTCGAGAACGTCGAGCGCCTGATCGACGAGGCCGGCGTTGCCGGGATGCCAGGCGAGGCCTTCGGCGACTCTCGAACCGAGTGGCTACGGTTCGCGCTCGTGACGCCGTGTGTCGAAGAAGCGGCCGAGCGGTTGGCACGGTATTTCGACTGA
- a CDS encoding CinA family protein: protein MNDDIDRDLPMDVADALRDTGETLAVAESCTGGLIGAAITAVPGASDYFDSGLTTYAYDAKRRHLGVSREALDEHGAVSEPVAREMAQGIRDVTDVTWGISTTGIAGPTGGSEETPVGTVYIGISHGAPWGSEESYATVSRYVFDGDRAAVRAKTVDQALADLLAELEAR, encoded by the coding sequence ATGAACGACGATATCGACCGCGACCTGCCGATGGACGTCGCCGACGCGTTGCGCGACACCGGGGAGACGCTGGCCGTCGCCGAATCCTGTACCGGCGGGCTGATCGGCGCGGCGATCACCGCTGTTCCGGGCGCGAGCGACTACTTCGATTCGGGGTTGACGACCTACGCGTACGACGCCAAGCGCCGTCACCTCGGCGTCAGTCGCGAGGCGCTCGACGAGCACGGGGCGGTCTCCGAACCCGTCGCTCGAGAGATGGCACAGGGGATCAGAGACGTCACGGACGTGACCTGGGGGATCTCGACGACGGGGATCGCCGGGCCGACGGGCGGGAGCGAGGAGACCCCGGTCGGCACCGTCTACATCGGTATTTCTCATGGGGCACCGTGGGGAAGCGAGGAGTCGTACGCGACCGTCTCACGCTACGTTTTCGACGGCGACCGTGCGGCGGTCCGCGCCAAAACCGTCGACCAGGCGCTCGCGGACCTGCTCGCGGAACTCGAGGCGCGTTGA